From a region of the Constantimarinum furrinae genome:
- the acs gene encoding acetate--CoA ligase, which yields MSNYHCTNKSEYRKAYEDSVRDPESFWTAIAENHFQWKKPWKSVLHWDFSTPEIKWFEGAQLNITENCLDRHLNTRADKTAILFEPNDPSEEAEHISYAQLHKRVCAFANVLRTQGIKKGDRVCIYLPMIPELAVSVLACARIGAVHSVVFAGFSSNALATRIADSDCKMVITADGSFRGNKTIALKGIVDEALKSCPGVTTVLVAKRINSNIQLQQGRDLWLQPLLDNANEDCSAETMNAEDPLFILYTSGSTGKPKGMVHTTAGYMVYTAFTFKNVFQYNENDVYWCTADIGWITGHSYIVYGPLANGATTLMFEGVPSYPDFGRFWEIVEKHKVTQFYTAPTAIRALAKERLVNIDDYNLSSLKVLGSVGEPINEEAWHWYDDKIGKNKCPIVDTWWQTETGGIMISALPGIIDTKPTFATLPLPGVQPALMDENGKEIAGDPASGRLCIKFPWPGMARTIWGDHKRYKDTYFSAFENMYFTGDGALRDEEGNYRITGRVDDVIIVSGHNLGTAPIEDAINEHPLVAESAIVGFPHAIKGTALYGFVTLKETATSEEKLKSEINALITKEIGPIAKLDKIQFSEGLPKTRSGKIMRRILRKIACGETEDLGDISTLLNPEVVQEIIDASKK from the coding sequence ATGAGTAACTACCATTGTACCAATAAGAGTGAGTATCGAAAAGCCTATGAGGATTCGGTTCGTGACCCCGAATCGTTTTGGACAGCTATAGCCGAGAACCACTTCCAATGGAAAAAACCCTGGAAAAGTGTTCTACACTGGGATTTCAGTACACCTGAAATAAAATGGTTTGAAGGGGCTCAACTCAACATCACCGAAAATTGTCTGGACCGGCATCTCAATACCAGAGCAGATAAGACCGCTATACTGTTTGAACCTAATGACCCTTCCGAAGAAGCTGAACATATTTCCTATGCTCAGTTACACAAACGGGTATGTGCATTTGCAAACGTATTAAGAACACAAGGAATTAAAAAAGGCGACCGGGTATGTATCTATCTGCCTATGATCCCAGAGCTTGCCGTTTCAGTCTTGGCGTGCGCCCGAATTGGTGCTGTACATAGTGTTGTTTTCGCGGGATTTTCAAGTAACGCGCTGGCCACACGCATAGCGGACTCCGATTGTAAAATGGTGATCACTGCCGACGGTTCCTTTCGTGGAAATAAAACTATAGCGCTTAAAGGAATCGTCGATGAGGCTTTGAAATCTTGTCCCGGAGTGACAACCGTCCTTGTAGCGAAACGAATTAACTCCAACATTCAATTACAACAAGGTAGAGATCTGTGGCTACAACCGCTTCTGGATAACGCCAACGAGGATTGCTCTGCAGAAACCATGAATGCCGAAGATCCGCTTTTTATCCTTTACACCTCAGGTTCCACAGGCAAACCCAAAGGGATGGTTCACACTACAGCGGGATATATGGTATATACTGCATTTACCTTTAAAAATGTATTCCAATATAACGAGAACGATGTCTATTGGTGTACCGCAGATATAGGTTGGATCACCGGTCACAGCTATATTGTTTACGGTCCGTTGGCCAATGGAGCTACTACCCTCATGTTCGAAGGTGTCCCTTCGTATCCAGATTTCGGAAGATTCTGGGAGATCGTTGAAAAACATAAAGTGACACAGTTTTATACTGCACCTACAGCAATTCGGGCATTGGCAAAAGAACGTTTGGTCAATATTGACGACTACAACCTTTCCTCTCTCAAGGTCCTGGGGAGTGTGGGCGAACCAATAAATGAAGAAGCCTGGCATTGGTATGATGATAAGATTGGCAAAAACAAATGTCCCATCGTAGATACCTGGTGGCAAACCGAGACCGGTGGTATCATGATAAGTGCATTGCCCGGGATCATTGATACCAAACCTACCTTTGCTACCTTGCCACTTCCGGGTGTTCAACCTGCCCTTATGGACGAAAACGGAAAAGAAATAGCAGGTGATCCGGCAAGTGGCAGACTGTGTATTAAATTTCCATGGCCCGGAATGGCTCGGACTATCTGGGGCGATCATAAACGGTATAAGGACACGTATTTTTCGGCTTTTGAAAATATGTACTTCACCGGCGACGGTGCCCTTAGGGATGAAGAAGGCAATTACAGGATCACAGGAAGAGTAGATGATGTGATCATCGTTTCGGGACATAATCTGGGAACGGCTCCCATTGAAGATGCGATCAATGAACATCCTCTGGTTGCCGAAAGTGCGATCGTGGGATTCCCCCATGCCATAAAAGGTACCGCGCTCTACGGTTTTGTAACTTTAAAGGAAACCGCCACTTCAGAAGAAAAATTAAAATCGGAGATCAATGCTCTAATCACCAAAGAGATCGGCCCCATTGCAAAACTCGATAAGATCCAGTTTAGTGAGGGATTACCTAAAACCCGTTCCGGGAAGATCATGCGACGTATTCTTCGGAAGATCGCCTGCGGGGAAACCGAAGATCTGGGAGATATATCTACCTTGCTAAATCCTGAAGTGGTTCAGGAAATAATTGATGCCTCCAAAAAATAA
- a CDS encoding THC0290_0291 family protein has product MNTRLLLLVFLFCALPKQEIYSQFGFSHELGIITGPVVFYSDFGQRSDFETNAGNVGFGVGIVHYINFSYRADCNCYTRDTYFNDHFKIRNEIDYHKTNFEHFGEWVDPDKTSLIADQLRAMKGSTTVFDIGSQLEFFPLSIRDFAAGGYKIAPFGSFGVHYVSFDPEVYSELGPLNTAISTPLPKYRDAFQQEGDSTWSVVMSVGIRYKLSPLSDLMLDSRWQYYFSNWVDGLNPSEENNGGFPVPENKSNDWIYWLNVGYIYYID; this is encoded by the coding sequence ATGAATACCAGATTATTGCTATTGGTATTTTTATTTTGTGCTTTGCCTAAGCAGGAAATTTACAGCCAATTCGGGTTTTCCCATGAGCTTGGGATAATTACAGGTCCTGTTGTATTTTACTCAGATTTTGGACAGCGAAGTGATTTCGAAACAAATGCCGGAAATGTTGGATTTGGGGTTGGAATTGTTCATTATATCAATTTCTCCTATCGGGCAGATTGTAACTGTTACACAAGAGATACCTATTTTAACGATCACTTTAAAATTAGAAATGAAATCGACTACCACAAAACCAATTTCGAACACTTTGGTGAATGGGTAGATCCGGATAAAACATCACTAATTGCAGACCAATTGCGAGCCATGAAAGGATCGACAACAGTTTTTGATATAGGCTCCCAATTAGAGTTTTTCCCGTTGAGTATTCGTGATTTTGCCGCAGGTGGCTATAAAATTGCTCCATTTGGTAGTTTCGGGGTACATTATGTAAGTTTCGATCCTGAAGTTTACTCCGAATTAGGCCCTTTAAATACGGCTATATCAACACCTTTACCTAAATACAGGGATGCTTTCCAACAGGAGGGCGACAGTACCTGGTCTGTGGTGATGAGTGTAGGGATTCGATATAAGTTAAGTCCGTTGAGCGATCTTATGCTCGACAGTCGTTGGCAGTATTATTTCAGTAACTGGGTGGATGGTTTAAATCCTTCCGAAGAAAATAACGGTGGCTTTCCCGTACCGGAAAACAAATCGAATGACTGGATCTACTGGTTAAATGTGGGATATATCTACTACATCGATTAA
- a CDS encoding TonB-dependent receptor plug domain-containing protein → MRIPLLLLAILLSFKISAQQIQVIEADTGLPISGAALFNADKSKSGITDFDGMVDISNFSNDETITFQHISHSSISLSKAQILQAGNLVYMDTIASTLDEVVVSVAKFGQLKRDIPQQIVTLSSEDVLFGNPQTAADLLESSGQVYVQKSQLGGGSPLIRGFSTNRLLITVDGVRFNTAIFRAGNVQNVISIDPFAIERTEVILGPGNVVYGSDAIGGVMNFTTKKPKFSFEEGVSYSGNTTGRYASANNEKTGHIDFNIGLKEWAFLTSVTFSDFDDLKMGKHGPEDYLRPQYAETINGEDVVLQNPDPRVQVPTGYNQINTMQKIRFMPSTHWDFNLGLFYTTTSDYPRYDRLIRKRGDDLRAAEWYYGPQEWMSGNLQITNKMDSGLYDQSLITLSYQQFKESRNDREFDAVTLFQTQEKVDAYSVGIDLTKKLNSVSLFYGVEGVHNKVTSSGSQTDITSGISMTDASRYPDGSTWSSYALYGSLQWKLADDLSFQGGLRYNHIILEATFDPAIYDFPFEDANVDTGALTGSAGLTWQASEILGWKLNFGTAFRAPNIDDVGKIFDSEPGSVVVPNPDLKPEYAYNGELGVTLNFNNVLKLDLATYYTQLEDALVRRDFNLNGVTEIEYQGELSRVQAIQNAAKAEVYGFEAGLELNFCEDLQLTSQYNITDGFEEDDNGDRNPIRHAAPQFGNTHLIWTWKKLKLDAFAEYNGQFDFEDLAPSQAANDFLYAKDSNGNPYSPKWYTLNIGAQYELTSDLQLNAVLENLTDQRYRPYSSGIAAAGLNLIVAASYSF, encoded by the coding sequence ATGCGCATACCCCTTTTACTCTTGGCAATCCTACTTTCGTTTAAAATTTCAGCACAGCAAATACAAGTTATAGAAGCAGATACCGGTCTTCCCATTAGTGGAGCAGCCCTTTTTAATGCCGACAAATCTAAAAGCGGGATCACCGACTTTGACGGAATGGTCGATATTTCAAATTTTTCGAATGACGAGACGATCACATTTCAGCATATATCACATTCCAGCATTAGTCTAAGTAAGGCACAAATACTTCAGGCCGGCAACTTAGTTTACATGGATACCATTGCAAGTACCCTGGATGAGGTAGTTGTTTCTGTTGCAAAATTCGGACAATTAAAAAGAGATATTCCGCAGCAAATTGTCACGCTCTCCAGTGAAGATGTTCTATTTGGCAATCCGCAAACTGCCGCAGATCTTTTGGAAAGCAGCGGACAAGTATACGTTCAAAAGAGTCAGTTAGGAGGAGGAAGCCCGCTAATTAGAGGGTTTAGCACAAACCGATTGCTTATTACAGTAGATGGAGTGCGTTTTAATACTGCAATTTTCAGAGCGGGAAATGTTCAAAATGTGATCTCTATCGATCCTTTTGCTATAGAGCGTACCGAGGTTATCCTGGGTCCCGGAAATGTGGTCTACGGAAGTGATGCCATTGGAGGGGTTATGAACTTTACTACTAAAAAACCAAAATTCTCTTTTGAAGAAGGTGTTTCCTACAGTGGAAATACTACGGGGAGGTATGCATCTGCAAACAATGAAAAGACCGGGCATATCGATTTTAATATCGGTCTTAAAGAATGGGCATTTTTAACATCTGTGACCTTCAGTGATTTCGATGATTTGAAAATGGGTAAACACGGTCCCGAGGATTACTTGCGTCCCCAATATGCCGAAACCATAAATGGGGAGGATGTGGTACTTCAAAACCCCGATCCTCGCGTTCAGGTACCAACAGGTTATAACCAGATCAACACCATGCAAAAGATCCGTTTTATGCCCTCTACCCATTGGGATTTCAATTTAGGGTTATTCTATACCACCACATCAGATTATCCCAGATATGACCGGTTGATACGAAAAAGAGGTGATGACCTTAGGGCAGCCGAATGGTATTACGGGCCGCAGGAATGGATGAGTGGAAATTTGCAGATTACCAATAAAATGGACAGCGGACTCTATGACCAGAGTTTAATTACCCTTAGTTATCAGCAATTTAAAGAGAGCAGAAACGACCGCGAATTTGATGCCGTGACCTTATTTCAGACCCAAGAGAAAGTGGACGCATATTCGGTTGGGATAGACCTCACAAAAAAACTAAATTCAGTATCATTGTTCTACGGAGTTGAAGGTGTTCATAATAAAGTGACAAGTTCAGGTAGTCAAACCGATATCACCAGTGGAATATCCATGACGGATGCTTCTAGATATCCTGACGGATCTACCTGGAGTTCGTATGCATTATACGGTAGTTTACAATGGAAGCTTGCAGACGATCTCTCGTTTCAGGGAGGCCTGCGTTACAATCATATAATTCTTGAAGCAACTTTCGATCCTGCCATTTACGATTTTCCTTTCGAAGATGCTAATGTAGATACCGGAGCATTAACGGGAAGCGCCGGCCTTACCTGGCAGGCGAGTGAAATTTTGGGATGGAAGCTTAACTTCGGAACTGCTTTTAGAGCACCTAATATAGACGATGTAGGGAAAATTTTCGATAGTGAGCCGGGTAGTGTGGTAGTTCCTAATCCCGATCTGAAACCGGAATACGCCTATAATGGGGAACTAGGTGTTACCTTAAATTTCAATAACGTACTTAAATTAGATCTGGCAACCTATTACACTCAATTAGAAGACGCCTTGGTTCGCAGAGATTTTAATCTGAACGGTGTTACTGAGATCGAATATCAAGGTGAATTAAGCAGGGTACAAGCGATCCAGAATGCTGCAAAAGCCGAGGTGTATGGATTTGAAGCCGGTTTGGAACTAAACTTTTGTGAGGATCTTCAGCTAACTTCTCAATACAATATTACCGACGGTTTTGAGGAAGATGATAACGGGGATCGAAATCCCATTCGTCACGCCGCTCCCCAATTCGGAAACACGCACCTTATCTGGACATGGAAAAAATTAAAACTCGATGCTTTTGCCGAATACAACGGTCAATTCGATTTTGAGGATCTTGCGCCCAGTCAGGCAGCCAATGATTTTCTATATGCCAAGGACAGTAACGGAAATCCGTACTCGCCTAAATGGTACACCTTAAATATTGGTGCGCAATATGAACTTACATCAGACTTACAGTTAAACGCAGTGTTGGAAAATTTAACCGATCAGCGATACAGACCTTATTCATCCGGAATTGCTGCCGCTGGACTCAACCTTATCGTAGCGGCCAGCTATAGTTTTTAG
- the gdhA gene encoding NADP-specific glutamate dehydrogenase, producing the protein MKQSIKDFIAKVEQSNPNEPEFMQAVTEVAETVIPFIEENEAYQGKKLLERMVEPERTIIFRVPWTDDKGEIQVNRGYRVEFNSAIGPYKGGLRFHPSVNLSILKFLGFEQTFKNSLTTLPMGGGKGGSDFNPKGKSDAEVMRFCQSFMTELARHIGPDTDVPAGDIGVGGREIGYLFGQYKRLRNEFTGVLTGKGRSYGGSLIRPEATGYGNVYFAKNMLETKGESFKGKTVVISGSGNVAQYAAEKTLEFGGKVVTFSDSGGYIYDKEGINAEKLAFVMELKNVKRGRISEYTSKYPSASYHEGERPWGVKCDIALPCATQNELDESEAKTLVSNGCMCVGEGANMPCTPEAIAVFQDAKILFSPGKASNAGGVATSGLEMSQNSLRLSWTAKEVDEKLHGIMNDIHAACVKYGKDGDGYVDYVKGANVAGFVKVAEAMMAQGVV; encoded by the coding sequence GTGAAACAGAGTATAAAAGATTTCATCGCCAAAGTAGAACAAAGTAACCCTAACGAACCTGAGTTTATGCAGGCAGTTACAGAGGTTGCAGAAACTGTTATTCCTTTTATCGAAGAAAATGAAGCCTATCAGGGTAAAAAATTGCTGGAGCGTATGGTTGAGCCGGAGCGAACCATTATTTTTAGAGTGCCTTGGACAGACGATAAGGGTGAAATTCAGGTAAACAGAGGATACCGCGTAGAATTTAACTCGGCAATTGGCCCGTATAAAGGTGGGTTGCGTTTTCACCCTAGTGTAAACCTCAGTATACTTAAATTTCTAGGTTTCGAACAAACCTTTAAAAATAGTCTTACAACACTACCTATGGGTGGTGGTAAAGGAGGAAGTGACTTTAATCCAAAAGGGAAGAGCGATGCTGAAGTTATGCGTTTTTGTCAAAGTTTTATGACCGAGCTTGCTCGTCATATAGGACCTGATACCGACGTACCTGCAGGAGACATTGGTGTAGGAGGAAGAGAAATAGGATATTTATTTGGGCAATATAAAAGATTGCGCAATGAGTTTACCGGGGTACTTACGGGGAAAGGCCGTTCTTATGGCGGATCATTAATACGTCCTGAAGCAACCGGATACGGAAATGTATATTTTGCAAAGAATATGCTGGAAACCAAAGGCGAAAGCTTTAAGGGTAAGACCGTTGTAATTTCCGGTTCGGGAAATGTTGCACAATACGCTGCAGAAAAAACATTGGAATTTGGAGGAAAAGTGGTCACTTTTTCAGACAGTGGTGGATATATTTACGATAAGGAAGGAATCAATGCCGAAAAACTTGCTTTTGTCATGGAGCTTAAGAATGTTAAACGTGGACGAATTAGTGAGTACACATCGAAATATCCTTCGGCCTCGTATCATGAAGGTGAGCGACCATGGGGTGTGAAATGCGATATCGCTTTGCCATGTGCCACTCAAAATGAACTGGATGAGTCAGAAGCTAAAACCCTTGTCAGTAACGGATGTATGTGCGTGGGAGAAGGAGCAAATATGCCTTGTACGCCTGAAGCCATTGCTGTTTTTCAGGATGCTAAAATTCTATTTTCACCAGGAAAAGCTTCTAATGCCGGCGGTGTTGCCACCTCGGGGCTAGAGATGTCTCAAAACTCGCTTCGTTTGAGTTGGACTGCTAAAGAGGTAGACGAAAAGTTACATGGCATTATGAATGACATACATGCAGCCTGTGTAAAATACGGAAAAGACGGAGATGGATATGTAGATTATGTAAAAGGGGCTAATGTTGCCGGCTTTGTAAAAGTTGCGGAAGCAATGATGGCTCAGGGAGTAGTCTAA
- a CDS encoding YceI family protein has translation MNKSFYLLLMLCLISCKNTSDPNILSQAFSHDEFTPTAKSDTLFVDLVASEVLWKGTKMRGAGQHQGRILLKDGFFLSDGKHITGGKFIVAMHTIEVTDIPKHEPVPKKRLEDHLKGPDFFNSPKYPIAIFEITNVLSTANGMLNIEGDLTIKDVTRSIQFTAILHEGTFSGIFSINRFDYNIGYTGSWLEKTLVDKQVEITIKMIIRS, from the coding sequence ATGAATAAGAGTTTCTACCTGCTACTGATGCTGTGTTTAATATCATGCAAAAACACAAGTGATCCCAACATACTATCCCAGGCATTTTCCCATGACGAATTTACCCCTACAGCAAAAAGTGATACGTTGTTTGTGGATCTTGTTGCTTCAGAAGTTTTATGGAAAGGAACCAAAATGAGAGGAGCCGGACAGCACCAAGGACGTATTCTGCTTAAAGATGGATTCTTTCTTTCCGATGGAAAACATATCACGGGAGGTAAATTCATAGTAGCCATGCACACCATTGAAGTTACAGATATCCCTAAGCACGAACCTGTTCCTAAAAAAAGGCTGGAAGATCATTTAAAAGGACCCGATTTCTTTAATTCTCCCAAATATCCCATTGCGATCTTTGAAATAACTAATGTACTTTCTACAGCGAATGGGATGCTAAACATTGAAGGTGACCTTACTATTAAAGATGTTACTCGCAGTATACAGTTTACTGCGATCTTACATGAAGGAACCTTTTCGGGTATATTCTCAATTAACCGATTTGATTATAATATTGGCTATACAGGAAGTTGGCTGGAAAAAACTTTGGTGGATAAGCAAGTTGAAATTACTATAAAAATGATCATTAGGTCATGA
- the porZ gene encoding type IX secretion system anionic LPS delivery protein PorZ: protein MKQLLSALLLLFYSITFAQNFENEWSGFFSYVSIKGISQGNDRLYGGAENAVFTFDLSTQEINTISTINGLSGNNISTIYYSDEHGLLIMGYENGLIEIVIDGEENVLKVVDILEKPTIPPDRKRINHFYEYEGNLYISTQYGISVYDLDALEFGDSYFIGDLGAQINIKQTTVFGQFIYAASNEGGLRRALVASEDLIDYEEWTTLSGGVFNGIQTLNNELYAHIGSRRVARQQPGSGFVTVQDFNADIVDFGVQGDFLTITTTSSIQTFGNGYVLQAAATILPGFDYVGQSGYTFNNTLYLGTVENGILAIPFGTNQATQILPDGPLLNRPFSIDASPGQLWVNFGDVNVDFNPYNPLTFAGISNLREGAWTNIPFEEVLGANDLVNISINPENSEEVYMTSFNKGLLKIEGQTPTILYNHTNSPMTLFRPPEIDIRIFGSTFDSQGNLWFVQSKVDNGLFRLTPSMQFQSFDITSVIPDPTDELALTEIAVSREGYAFFGSTKNGVVAFNPTGNVFKQMLEEQGSGNLPVENIRALTFDNQNRLWIGTLRGLRVLFNVAGFFEEGADIDAQPIIILEDGVPQELLFNLSITDIAVDGSNNKWISTATSGVFYLSPNGQETLLRFTKDNSPLPSNNVQDIAIDDFSGVVYFATVNGLVAYNGSSTAPRDNLENVYAYPNPVRPGFMGNVTIDGLTAKANVKITDITGNLVFEQTSEGGSVQWDTTAFGRYKVASGVYLVLITTEDALETKVSKIMIVR, encoded by the coding sequence ATGAAGCAGCTTTTAAGCGCATTACTGCTCCTGTTTTATAGCATTACCTTTGCCCAGAACTTCGAAAATGAATGGTCGGGCTTTTTTTCGTATGTTTCCATAAAAGGAATTTCCCAAGGGAACGACCGCTTATATGGTGGTGCAGAAAATGCGGTGTTCACTTTCGACCTGTCTACACAGGAAATAAATACGATCTCCACCATTAACGGACTCTCCGGAAATAATATATCAACTATCTATTACAGCGATGAACACGGTTTACTTATTATGGGTTATGAAAATGGTTTGATCGAAATCGTGATCGATGGCGAAGAAAATGTTCTTAAGGTTGTTGATATCCTTGAAAAACCTACCATCCCACCGGATAGAAAGAGAATTAATCATTTTTATGAATACGAAGGAAATCTCTACATTTCCACCCAGTACGGGATATCGGTCTACGATCTTGATGCTCTTGAATTTGGGGATTCCTATTTTATAGGGGATCTTGGAGCACAGATCAATATTAAGCAAACCACTGTTTTTGGGCAGTTTATATACGCAGCTTCAAACGAGGGGGGATTGCGACGAGCATTGGTAGCCAGTGAAGATCTTATCGATTATGAAGAATGGACGACCCTGTCGGGGGGTGTTTTTAATGGTATTCAAACTTTGAATAATGAATTGTATGCCCATATAGGTAGCCGAAGAGTTGCCAGACAACAGCCGGGAAGTGGATTTGTTACTGTGCAGGACTTTAATGCAGATATCGTAGATTTTGGGGTGCAAGGTGATTTTCTAACGATCACCACTACAAGTTCAATCCAAACATTCGGAAATGGTTATGTACTACAGGCGGCCGCAACCATTCTACCTGGGTTCGATTATGTGGGCCAGTCTGGGTATACATTTAACAATACCCTCTATCTGGGAACTGTGGAAAACGGGATACTTGCTATTCCCTTCGGAACAAATCAGGCAACACAAATATTACCCGACGGCCCTTTGTTAAACCGCCCTTTTTCAATAGACGCATCTCCCGGACAGTTATGGGTGAATTTTGGTGATGTGAACGTCGATTTCAATCCTTATAACCCGCTTACATTCGCAGGAATCAGTAATCTTAGAGAAGGAGCATGGACAAATATCCCTTTCGAAGAGGTTTTGGGGGCTAATGATCTGGTAAATATTTCTATCAATCCGGAGAATTCGGAAGAGGTATATATGACTTCTTTTAATAAGGGGTTATTAAAAATAGAGGGTCAGACACCTACCATACTATATAACCACACGAATAGCCCTATGACATTGTTTCGTCCACCCGAGATCGATATTCGAATCTTCGGCTCTACATTCGATTCTCAGGGCAATTTATGGTTTGTACAATCTAAAGTAGACAATGGATTGTTTCGATTGACGCCATCCATGCAGTTTCAGTCCTTCGACATTACTTCGGTTATCCCCGACCCTACCGATGAACTGGCTTTAACCGAGATCGCAGTGAGCCGGGAGGGATATGCTTTCTTCGGTTCGACTAAGAACGGCGTTGTTGCATTTAATCCAACAGGTAACGTTTTTAAGCAGATGCTGGAAGAGCAGGGTTCCGGTAACCTTCCTGTAGAAAATATACGGGCACTTACTTTCGATAATCAGAATCGACTATGGATAGGAACACTTCGCGGCTTACGCGTACTCTTTAATGTTGCAGGTTTTTTTGAAGAAGGTGCAGACATAGACGCTCAACCCATTATTATTCTTGAAGACGGCGTCCCCCAGGAATTACTGTTTAACTTGTCAATTACAGACATTGCGGTGGACGGATCTAATAATAAGTGGATATCCACCGCTACTTCCGGAGTGTTTTATCTGTCTCCGAATGGACAGGAGACCTTACTTAGGTTCACAAAAGATAACTCACCTCTTCCTTCCAATAATGTGCAGGATATCGCTATCGATGATTTTTCAGGGGTTGTTTATTTTGCAACGGTTAATGGTTTGGTTGCCTATAACGGCAGTTCCACGGCCCCCAGAGATAATCTGGAAAACGTGTATGCTTATCCAAATCCGGTACGTCCCGGCTTTATGGGGAATGTTACCATCGACGGACTCACAGCTAAGGCCAATGTGAAGATCACCGATATTACGGGCAACCTTGTTTTTGAACAAACAAGCGAAGGAGGAAGCGTACAGTGGGATACCACCGCTTTTGGTCGGTATAAAGTGGCTTCGGGAGTATATCTGGTGTTAATTACTACCGAAGACGCACTTGAAACGAAAGTCTCAAAAATTATGATCGTACGCTAA
- a CDS encoding dioxygenase family protein — protein sequence MDIKFYQFIFIYLLVIVPSSCNSQSTSSMDSQKFRLVGGPCEGCEAVLEHPKRIYSTDTLPDFKQAKDKIKVQGTVYQQDGKTPASGVIIYVHHTNNEGIYPTRGGEKGWAKRHGYLRAWVKTDSNGRYSFYTFVPAAYPSRTEPAHIHFTILEPNGTYYWIGSSHFAGDPLLTKNETDTLAPRGGSSGLLDLKQEGSLRTGTRDIILGKNIPNYE from the coding sequence ATGGACATTAAATTTTATCAATTTATTTTTATCTATCTCCTAGTGATAGTACCCTCATCTTGTAATAGTCAGAGTACTAGTTCGATGGATTCCCAAAAATTTCGTCTTGTTGGAGGACCTTGCGAAGGTTGTGAGGCCGTCTTGGAACACCCAAAGAGAATCTATTCTACAGACACATTACCCGATTTTAAACAAGCGAAAGACAAAATAAAAGTACAAGGCACCGTATATCAACAAGACGGAAAAACACCGGCATCGGGTGTTATTATCTACGTTCATCACACCAATAATGAAGGTATTTATCCAACCCGTGGGGGTGAAAAAGGATGGGCAAAAAGACATGGTTACCTTCGCGCATGGGTTAAAACCGACAGCAACGGACGATATAGTTTTTACACCTTTGTACCTGCCGCTTATCCCAGCAGGACTGAACCAGCACATATTCATTTTACTATTCTTGAGCCCAATGGTACATATTACTGGATAGGCAGCAGCCATTTTGCGGGAGATCCGTTGCTAACAAAAAATGAAACAGATACGCTCGCACCAAGAGGAGGTAGTTCGGGATTATTGGATCTGAAACAGGAAGGATCGTTAAGAACAGGCACAAGGGATATCATTTTGGGTAAAAACATTCCAAATTATGAATAA
- the recO gene encoding DNA repair protein RecO, whose translation MVVTTKAIVLSSLKYSESDLIVSCFTETFGLKSYLLRGILKSRKGKLRVSHFQPLTQLDLVAVHKNKGTLERISEAKVLQPYQSLHTDVVKGAIVMFLSEMLKNSINEEHPDPELFKFLEQSLYWLDTHDKVSNFHLLFLLKLTAYLGFYPDVSTIEGEYFNVIEGNFQNTKDAVSYENTGVIAIFKQFFGIDFDELDALKLTKKTRSDVLNLLLMYYKFHLQGYRDPKSVLVLNQLFN comes from the coding sequence ATGGTCGTCACTACTAAAGCCATTGTACTTTCTTCTCTAAAATATTCCGAATCCGATCTAATTGTAAGTTGTTTTACGGAAACCTTCGGATTAAAAAGCTATTTGTTACGCGGCATACTGAAATCCAGAAAGGGAAAATTAAGGGTTTCACATTTTCAGCCGTTAACGCAGTTAGATCTCGTCGCTGTTCATAAGAATAAGGGTACTTTAGAAAGAATTAGTGAGGCAAAAGTGCTGCAACCCTATCAAAGCCTTCATACCGATGTTGTTAAAGGGGCTATCGTAATGTTTCTGTCTGAAATGCTGAAAAATTCTATCAACGAAGAACATCCCGATCCCGAACTCTTTAAATTTTTGGAACAATCCCTGTACTGGCTGGACACTCATGACAAGGTTTCCAACTTTCACCTGCTTTTTTTACTGAAGCTGACTGCCTATTTGGGATTCTACCCGGACGTCTCAACAATTGAGGGTGAATACTTTAATGTAATTGAAGGAAATTTTCAAAACACAAAGGATGCAGTATCCTACGAAAACACTGGGGTTATAGCAATTTTTAAGCAGTTTTTTGGCATAGATTTTGATGAGTTAGACGCATTAAAATTGACCAAAAAAACACGTTCGGACGTACTTAATTTGCTGTTGATGTATTACAAATTTCATCTACAGGGGTACAGGGATCCGAAGTCGGTTTTGGTTCTCAACCAACTGTTTAACTAA